AGTCGTAGGGGCGTATTGCTATACGCCCCTACAAAGACGTGAGCAGCGGAAGCGCAGCGGCAACGCCGCAGATGGCCGCTCATGGACAGGCTCCTACCCGATCAAATGCTCTCTGATGGCGTTCGCGAGGGCGTCGACAGACAGCGGTTCGGACGCCGAGAACACCAGCTTTCCCCGTTTGTACAAATGCGTGGTCGGGTAGCTCTCGAACTCGTAGCGTTTTTTGATCTCGCGAGAGCCCGGCACGTGCATCAGGGCTCTCCCGAACTTGACCTTTGGCGAGAACGATCGAACCGTCGCCTGGATGGCGGGCTCGTATTCCTCACAGCCGTGGCAGTTGGCGATTTTGAAAAACACGGCCGCGGCGGGCGCTTCGTGGAATTCTTCGAAGTTCTCGTCGCTGACCCGCGGCAGTTCGATCGCTTCGGGCTGTGAGCCGTCCATGGGCGGAGAAGGGCGCCGAAAACCGTCGGGGCGCACCAGCGTGCGCCCCGACGCGTGTTCGGATCGCAAGTGGTTACTTCAAGGTCTTGATGGCGTTCAGAATCTCCTGATCATCGCGCGGCGTCAGGATTTCTTGCACCTTCACGAACCGCACGACCCCGTTCTTGTCGATCACTACGGTGGCGCGCTTCGTGATGTATTTGTCTTCTAAGTACATGCCGTACTTTTTCGCGACGTTGCCGCCCATGTCGGAGAGCAAGCGGTGTTTGAGTCCCAGGGAGTCCGCCCACGCTTTGTGGGAGTAGACGCTGTCGATGCTGACGCCCAGCACCTCCGTGTCGGCCGACGAAAACTTCGGGAAGTCGTCGGTCAAACACTTGTTCTCCTTGGTGCAGACCGGGCTCCAATCGAGCGGATAGAACGCCAGCACCACGTTCTTCTTGCCCTTGAAGTCGCCTAGTTTCACTTCCTTCTGATCCTGATCTTTCAGCGCGAAGTCCGGAGCCGTCGCCCCCACTTGAATTTCCGCTGCCATGGCCGTTCCTCCTCGTGTGTCTGTCAGATCGCGCAACCGTGCGGAAGAACCCGCACCGCGCACCGGAAGAAAAGAGTCACCCTTCTAACACGGCGATTTTGGCGTTGTCAAGCCGCGTCGCGGAGCGCCGAAAACCGGGTCGAGCATCGACCGCCAGTCCATATGCTCCTGGAATGGAGGCAGACGGCGCATTCTTTACTTTCGATTCCCGCGTTGTTACCATCCCGTGATGTTGCTCATGGGAGATTCGAGTATGCAGAGACGGCTGGTGGGCATCATGATGGCTTCGGCACTGCTGATGATGGGAAGCCTGGTCGCGGGGCATACCCAGGCCGCCGAAGCGCCCAAGACCGCGGCCACCCCGCAGAAGCCGGACGGCAAACCCGGTCGCGCCGTCGAGACGCTGGGCAACGAGCACGTCGCGTCGCCCAGCACACCGCACGTCCCGTACAACACCGCCCCGCCGACGTCCGGACCGCACCTCCAGTGGGTCGCCAAGTGGGGCGTGCACAAAGCCCCCATCGTGAGAGAACTCCAGGTCCACAATCTGGAGGACGGTGGCGTGATCGTGCAGTACAAGTGCGATCAACCTTGCCCCGACCTCGTGGCCAAACTGGAAGCCCTGGCCGCCCGGTACCGCGACAAAGCCGAGGCGGATCGCGCGTCCATGCCGCGGCCCGCGACTCCTGATCGCCCGCTCCGCAGTAAATACGACCATTTGATCGTAGCGCCGTACCCCGACATGCAGCACCAGATCGCGTTGACCGCGTGGGGCCGGATCGACTCCTTTGACGGATACGACGAGGACCGGATCGTCCGGTTCATCGAAGCCTTTATCGGAATCGACCACCACCCCGCGCACGAAAAGGCTCCCGCAGCACAGAAACCGTGACGGCCGCGTTATCGTGGCGGCAGATCGCGGCCGCGGCGAGTTCCGGTCTCCTGCTCACCCTCAGTTTTCCCCGCCCGCAACTCGCGCTCGCCGCGTGGTTCGCGCTGGTGCCGCTGCTGTTGGCGATCGCGACGGCCTCGCGCCGCGGCGCCTTCCTCCTCGGGTGGATCGCGGGAGCCACGTTCTTCACCGGGTCGTTGCGGTGGCTCGTCTACACCATGGTGCACTACGGCCACCTGCCGGAATGGCTCGGTTACCCCCTGCTGCTGTTGTTGGCCGCCTATCTCGCGGTCTACGTGGGGCTGTTTGCGTTGACCGCGCTGATTCTGGCGAACCAACGGACGTGGATACGTTTGGTCGCGCTCCCCGCGGCGTGGACCGCGGTCGAACTGACGCGCACGTACCTGTTCACGGGACTCCCGTGGGGCGCGCTCGGCTACTCGCAGGCCGGCACCCTGCCGGTGATCCAGATCGCGGAGTTCACCGGGGTGTACGGCGTCTCGTACCTGATTGTGTTCGTCAACACCGCGCTGGCCGTGGCGCTGGCAGCGATGCGTCCCACCGGGGAGATGCCGATGCCGATCCCGGTGGCGTCGTTTGTCCCCATGCAGGGCCCGCCCGTGTCTCTGCGCGGGGTAGCCGGACCGCTGGGCCTCGCCGTGCTGGCGCTTCTGGCCGTGCTGGTATACGGTCACTGGCGCCTCGATCAGATTGCCGGGGCCATGGCGGAAACCACCCCCGTCACCGTCGCCGTGGTGCAGGGCAACATCGATCAGGACCGCAAGTGGGACCCGGCGTTTCGGCGAGAGACGATCGACCGGTACCAGGCCCTCACCCGCGAACAGGCGGATCAGCCGCTGGACTTGATCGTGTGGCCCGAGGCCGCGATGCCGTTCTTCTTCGAGCGGGATGTCGCGCACCGGGAGGAGTTGATCGAATTCGTGGTCAGAGAAGGCACGCCATTGCTCTTCGGCAGCCCGGCGGTCGAGTCAGCGGTCGGCGAACAGCCGCGGCTGTACAACAGCGCGTACGTGGTCACCGCGAACGGTGGGATTGCGGGCCGCTACGACAAGCTGCATCTGGTGCCCTTCGGCGAGTACGTGCCGCTCGAACGCCTGCTGTTTTTTGTGAACAAGATGGTCGACGGCATCGGAGAGTTCGTCCCCGGAGAGAACGCCACCGTGTTTAGGCTCGACCGATTCCGGCTCGGCGTGATGATCTGTTTCGAGGTCGTGTTCCCGGAATTGACGCGGGCCGCGGTCCGGAACGGAGCCACGCTGATGGCCGCCATCACCAACGATGCCTGGTTCGGCCGCTCCGCCGCCCCCTACCAGCACCTCGACATGGTGGTGTTCCGCGCGGTCGAGAACCGGGTCCCCTTTGCGCGCGCCGCCAACACCGGCATCTCCGGGTTCATCGACGCGACCGGACGTCTGGTCACCACGAGCGACCTATTCGTGCCGGCCACCCGCGTCGCCACGCTCGTCCCCAGGATGGAGAAGACCTGGTACACGCGTTACGGTGACCTGTTCGCGTGGTTCTGCGCCGTGTTCGTGCTGGCGGTGTTGGCACGCGCGGCCCGCGAAGCTCGACGTGAGGCTTGTAGGGGCAAACCCTCGTGACGAGCGGCCGTGAGCCGTGATAGTATCGTCCACGCTATCGATGTCTAACACATACGGAAGAGTCGAACAACCCGACAGGCTGCTCAAAAAGTTCCGGCTGCAAGGCCGCAGGGAGGAGGAAACCGGAGCGTACTGGGTCGTACGTGAGGATTTCCGACGGACCGAGAATCTGCACTGCGCCGTAGGCGCAGCATGGAATCGTCCGTCTCTCTGCAGATGGCGAAGCAACGCTGCAGACGGACTTTTTCAGCAGCCTGCCAAGGAGGAGTGCCGTGATTCTCGAAGATTATCAGAGCCGATTTGAATCATTGCGCCAACGCATGATCACCCTGCGGGGGTATCTTTGACCACGCTCGCCTGACATCCCGCCTCGACGAGCTCGAGCGCCTCGCCTCCACCCCGGATTTCTGGAACGACCAGCGTAAGGCCAAAACCCTCACGCAGGAAAAGGCCCGTCTGCAAAGAGAACTTGACCAGTGGGGCTCCGCAGAGCGCTTGGCCGAAGACGTGACCGCGGCGATCGAGCTGTCCCGCGGCGGAGACGACTCGTTGCTCGGGGAACTCGCCTCGCAACTCGACACCCTGGAACGTTCGATCTCCCAGCTCGAACAGGAAAAACTGCTCTCCGGAGAGAAGGACATCAACTCCGCGTTCGTGACGATTCACCCGGGCGCGGGCGGCACCGAGTCGCAAGACTGGGCCCAGATGCTGATGCGCATGTACATGCGCTGGGCCGAGCGCGCCGGCTACGGCGTGGAAATGATCGACCTGCAACCCGGCGACGAAGCCGGCATTAAAGACGCGACCTTCATGGTGAAGGGCGAGTACGCCTACGGCCGCCTGCGGGCCGAGGCCGGCGTGCACCGGTTGGTGCGCATCTCGCCGTTCGACGCGAACAAACGGCGGCATACGTCGTTTGCGTCCGTGTTCGTGTACCCCGAAATCGAGGACGACATCGACATCGTGATCGACGAAAAGGACCTGCGCATCGACACCTACCGTGCCTCCAGCGCCGGCGGGCAGCACGTGAACAAGACTTCGTCGGCCGTCCGAATCACGCACCTGCCCACTGGCATCGTCACCCAGTGCCAGAACGAACGCTCGCAGCACCAGAACAAGGAAGTCGCGATGCGCGTGCTGCGCGCCGAGTTGTACGAGATGGAGCAGCGCAAGAAGGACGAAGAAGTCGCCAAACTCGCCGGCGAAAAGAAAGACATCGCCTGGGGCAGCCAGATCCGCTCCTACGTGTTCCAGCCCTACCAAATGGTCAAAGACCACCGCACCGGCAAAGAAGTCGGCAACGTCTCCGCGGTGATGGACGGCGAAATCGACGAGTTCATCGAGGCGTACCT
This sequence is a window from Nitrospirota bacterium. Protein-coding genes within it:
- a CDS encoding thioredoxin domain-containing protein, whose amino-acid sequence is MRSEHASGRTLVRPDGFRRPSPPMDGSQPEAIELPRVSDENFEEFHEAPAAAVFFKIANCHGCEEYEPAIQATVRSFSPKVKFGRALMHVPGSREIKKRYEFESYPTTHLYKRGKLVFSASEPLSVDALANAIREHLIG
- a CDS encoding peroxiredoxin, encoding MAAEIQVGATAPDFALKDQDQKEVKLGDFKGKKNVVLAFYPLDWSPVCTKENKCLTDDFPKFSSADTEVLGVSIDSVYSHKAWADSLGLKHRLLSDMGGNVAKKYGMYLEDKYITKRATVVIDKNGVVRFVKVQEILTPRDDQEILNAIKTLK
- a CDS encoding DUF3105 domain-containing protein, which gives rise to MQRRLVGIMMASALLMMGSLVAGHTQAAEAPKTAATPQKPDGKPGRAVETLGNEHVASPSTPHVPYNTAPPTSGPHLQWVAKWGVHKAPIVRELQVHNLEDGGVIVQYKCDQPCPDLVAKLEALAARYRDKAEADRASMPRPATPDRPLRSKYDHLIVAPYPDMQHQIALTAWGRIDSFDGYDEDRIVRFIEAFIGIDHHPAHEKAPAAQKP
- the lnt gene encoding apolipoprotein N-acyltransferase, which produces MTAALSWRQIAAAASSGLLLTLSFPRPQLALAAWFALVPLLLAIATASRRGAFLLGWIAGATFFTGSLRWLVYTMVHYGHLPEWLGYPLLLLLAAYLAVYVGLFALTALILANQRTWIRLVALPAAWTAVELTRTYLFTGLPWGALGYSQAGTLPVIQIAEFTGVYGVSYLIVFVNTALAVALAAMRPTGEMPMPIPVASFVPMQGPPVSLRGVAGPLGLAVLALLAVLVYGHWRLDQIAGAMAETTPVTVAVVQGNIDQDRKWDPAFRRETIDRYQALTREQADQPLDLIVWPEAAMPFFFERDVAHREELIEFVVREGTPLLFGSPAVESAVGEQPRLYNSAYVVTANGGIAGRYDKLHLVPFGEYVPLERLLFFVNKMVDGIGEFVPGENATVFRLDRFRLGVMICFEVVFPELTRAAVRNGATLMAAITNDAWFGRSAAPYQHLDMVVFRAVENRVPFARAANTGISGFIDATGRLVTTSDLFVPATRVATLVPRMEKTWYTRYGDLFAWFCAVFVLAVLARAAREARREACRGKPS
- the prfB gene encoding peptide chain release factor 2 (programmed frameshift), with product MITLRGIFDHARLTSRLDELERLASTPDFWNDQRKAKTLTQEKARLQRELDQWGSAERLAEDVTAAIELSRGGDDSLLGELASQLDTLERSISQLEQEKLLSGEKDINSAFVTIHPGAGGTESQDWAQMLMRMYMRWAERAGYGVEMIDLQPGDEAGIKDATFMVKGEYAYGRLRAEAGVHRLVRISPFDANKRRHTSFASVFVYPEIEDDIDIVIDEKDLRIDTYRASSAGGQHVNKTSSAVRITHLPTGIVTQCQNERSQHQNKEVAMRVLRAELYEMEQRKKDEEVAKLAGEKKDIAWGSQIRSYVFQPYQMVKDHRTGKEVGNVSAVMDGEIDEFIEAYLMQQAAGAAAKR